From a single Desulfomicrobium escambiense DSM 10707 genomic region:
- a CDS encoding ABC transporter substrate-binding protein: MPRHLILALLCLLSLAGVARAAEIDSMTHTDMLAAARGTEVRWHMWGGGDQINAWVDTYVAAEVGKRFGIKLVRVPMDASVFVNKLLTEKAAGKGTGTMDLLWINGENFKNARQAGLLFGPFLDRMPNFKAYYDPEASRFDFGFPVDGFEAPYGRAQFVFEYDSAKIKNPPRSFAELKAWILANPGRFTYPQPPDFTGSAFVRQVFYATTGGHSQYMQGLDPAVYAANAPKTWAWLNEAAPALWRQGKTYPKDAAALDTLFARGEIDMSMSYHPAHAQMKILEKTYPDTVRTFVMQEGTISNTHFTAVPFNAPNKAGAMVVADFLMSPEAQLSKYLPANWGDLPALDMKRLPADMAAAFAAVDLGAATLPADALAAAAVPEIPSEYLELLEKDWESNVLDR, encoded by the coding sequence CATCTGATCCTTGCCCTGCTCTGCCTTCTGTCCCTGGCCGGGGTTGCCCGCGCCGCCGAGATCGATTCCATGACCCACACCGACATGCTGGCCGCGGCCCGGGGCACCGAGGTGCGCTGGCACATGTGGGGCGGCGGCGACCAGATCAACGCCTGGGTCGACACCTACGTCGCGGCCGAGGTCGGGAAGCGCTTCGGCATCAAGCTGGTGCGCGTGCCCATGGACGCGTCGGTCTTCGTCAACAAGCTGCTGACCGAGAAGGCCGCGGGCAAAGGCACGGGAACCATGGACCTGCTCTGGATCAACGGCGAGAATTTCAAGAACGCCCGCCAGGCCGGCCTGCTTTTCGGCCCGTTCCTGGACCGCATGCCGAATTTCAAGGCATACTACGACCCCGAAGCGTCCCGCTTCGACTTCGGCTTCCCCGTGGACGGCTTCGAGGCCCCCTACGGTCGGGCCCAGTTCGTTTTCGAGTACGACAGCGCCAAGATCAAAAACCCGCCGCGCAGCTTCGCCGAACTGAAGGCCTGGATTCTGGCCAACCCAGGGCGCTTCACCTACCCCCAGCCGCCTGACTTCACGGGCTCGGCCTTTGTCCGCCAGGTCTTCTACGCGACCACGGGTGGCCACAGTCAGTACATGCAGGGCCTCGACCCGGCCGTCTACGCCGCAAACGCCCCCAAGACATGGGCCTGGCTGAACGAGGCGGCGCCGGCCCTGTGGCGCCAGGGGAAGACCTACCCCAAGGACGCCGCCGCCCTGGACACCCTTTTCGCCCGCGGCGAGATCGACATGAGCATGTCCTACCACCCGGCCCACGCCCAGATGAAGATTCTGGAGAAGACCTACCCCGACACCGTGCGCACCTTCGTCATGCAGGAGGGAACCATCTCCAACACGCACTTCACGGCCGTGCCCTTCAACGCGCCCAACAAGGCCGGGGCCATGGTCGTGGCCGATTTCCTGATGAGCCCCGAAGCCCAGCTGTCCAAATACCTGCCCGCCAACTGGGGCGACCTGCCGGCCCTGGACATGAAGCGCCTCCCGGCCGACATGGCGGCCGCGTTCGCCGCCGTGGACCTCGGCGCGGCCACCCTGCCGGCCGACGCGCTGGCGGCGGCCGCAGTGCCCGAAATCCCTTCGGAGTATCTGGAGTTGCTGGAAAAAGACTGGGAATCAAACGTCCTGGACCGGTGA
- a CDS encoding ABC transporter permease, translating into MTRSPLTSRSLLPLLAPFAGIFAAGLCLTALQSLGLFLPTASGGPTLEHYGTVLGSAAMRRSLAFTLYVSLVSALGSVSLGTTLGYMVWKLPARLRQAAVVYKVGLILPHVAAAFLVLLCFGQTGLVASLAHTLGLAPTPQDFPQLLYAGDGLGMILAYMFKGTPFAMLMVLAVLFGFDTRLLQTAAMLGSGPLETFRRVTLPRLLPAMHSAFIILFLYAFGAFDIPFLLGESRPGMLSMRVYDIYFQKDLADRPQAMAILALMFAFTALFTMLYNALARRVDDRGRKL; encoded by the coding sequence ATGACCCGTAGCCCGCTGACGTCGCGCTCGCTGCTGCCGCTGCTCGCGCCCTTCGCCGGCATCTTCGCCGCCGGGCTGTGCTTGACCGCGCTGCAGAGCCTCGGGCTCTTCCTGCCGACCGCGTCCGGCGGCCCCACCTTGGAGCATTACGGGACGGTCCTGGGCAGCGCGGCCATGCGGCGCTCCCTGGCCTTCACCCTCTACGTGTCCCTGGTCTCGGCCCTGGGCTCCGTCTCCCTGGGCACGACCCTGGGGTACATGGTCTGGAAGCTCCCGGCGCGCCTGCGCCAGGCGGCCGTGGTCTACAAGGTGGGACTGATCCTGCCCCACGTGGCCGCGGCCTTCCTGGTGCTCCTGTGCTTCGGGCAGACGGGCCTGGTGGCCTCCCTCGCGCACACGCTGGGCCTGGCCCCCACCCCGCAGGACTTCCCGCAGCTCCTCTACGCCGGCGACGGGCTGGGCATGATCCTGGCCTACATGTTCAAGGGCACGCCGTTCGCCATGCTCATGGTCCTGGCCGTGCTCTTCGGCTTCGACACCCGCCTGCTGCAGACCGCGGCCATGCTCGGCTCCGGGCCTCTCGAAACCTTCCGCCGCGTGACCCTGCCGCGGCTGCTGCCGGCCATGCACAGCGCCTTCATCATCCTCTTCCTCTACGCCTTCGGGGCCTTCGACATCCCCTTCCTGCTGGGCGAGTCGCGGCCGGGCATGCTGTCCATGCGCGTCTACGACATCTATTTCCAGAAGGACCTGGCCGACCGACCGCAGGCCATGGCCATCCTGGCCCTGATGTTCGCCTTCACGGCCCTCTTCACCATGCTCTACAACGCCCTGGCCCGCCGCGTGGACGACCGGGGGAGGAAGCTGTGA